Proteins encoded in a region of the Schistocerca serialis cubense isolate TAMUIC-IGC-003099 chromosome 6, iqSchSeri2.2, whole genome shotgun sequence genome:
- the LOC126485070 gene encoding nucleolin-like: MADISKDELRKEIAAILKDADLTSTSSKKVRQQIEEKLDVDLSDRKKEVDDLVMECLKEKQDGKKKNSKDEDEEEDEEEEEEEEDEEEEEDEKPKAKRAAKKPTKRPKKGSSEESDEGSDDDASDEEYNPSKKKKKSPPPHTVGWLAEYQWFANWVLILVSLKKNGSPSSSLSSFFGRGCQAISLEK, from the exons ATGGCAGACATCTCGAAAGACGAGCTCCGCAAGGAAATTGCCGCTATCCTGAAGGATGCTGATCTTACATCAACATCATCCAAAAAAGTCCGCCAGCAGATtgaagagaagctggatgttgatCTTTCAGACAGGAAAAAGGAAGTGGATGATTTGGTAATGGAATGTCTCAAAGAGAAACAAgacggaaaaaagaaaaacagtaaggatgaagatgaggaagaggatgaggaggaagaggaagaagaggaggatgaggaggaagaagaagatgaaaaacCTAAAGCAAAGAGAGCAGCTAAAAAGCCCACGAAGCGGCCCAAGAAAGGCAGCAGTGAAGAAAGTGACGAAGGCTCAGATGATGATGCAAGTGATGAGGAATATaatccatccaaaaaaaaaaaaaaaagccctccgccacacaccgttgggtggcttgcggagtatcaat GGTTTGCGAACTGGGTACTGATCCTGGTGTCTCTCAAGAAAAATGGCAGCCCAAGCTCGTCCTTGTCGTCCTTCTTTGGACGAGGATGTCAAGCTATATCTCTGGAGAAGTAA